The Trypanosoma brucei gambiense DAL972 chromosome 10, complete sequence genome has a segment encoding these proteins:
- a CDS encoding glucose transporter, which produces MTERRDNVSHAPDAIEGPNDGAHAEDTSPGFFSLENLGVAQVQVVGGTLNGFSIGFVAVYILLYEVATNCSLFKTTEACKAVGSYGCEWKDTEVCSWKKECDSDSDGVNPCESLIGYSSLYSGIFASAMIVGSMVGSIIAGKCITMFGLKKSFIIVGVMSVVASALNHISVATNEFWVLCAGRVLMGIGLGVVCVICPMYVNENAHPKLSKVDGVLFQVFITFGIMLAAMLGLILDKTVNYDNDPDMAGRFHGFCAVSSVLSVAMFLVGMFLRESTATFSQDDDGKADGGMDPNEYGWGQMLWPLFMGAVTAGTLQLTGINAVMNYAPKITENLGMDPSLGNFLVMAWNFVTSLVAIPLASRFTMRQMFITCSFVASCMCLFLCGIPVFPGVAEEKVKNGVATTGIALFIAAFEFGVGSCFFVLAQDLFPPSFRPKGSSFVVMMQFIFNILINLLYPITTEAISGGPTGDQDKGQAVVFILFGLIGLICFVLQFFYLYPYDANQDHENDHGAEPVERIASPVDVPTPRN; this is translated from the coding sequence ATGACTGAGCGTCGTGATAACGTTTCCCACGCACCTGATGCCATCGAGGGCCCAAACGATGGTGCTCACGCCGAGGACACATCACCGGGTTTCTTCTCACTCGAGAATCTTGGTGTGGCGCAGGTACAAGTCGTCGGAGGAACTCTGAACGGATTTTCCATCGGCTTTGTTGCTGTGTACATCCTTCTCTATGAAGTGGCGACGAATTGTTCATTATTCAAGACTACGGAAGCGTGCAAGGCCGTGGGTTCTTATGGATGTGAGTGGAAGGATACGGAAGTGTGCTCATGGAAGAAGGAATGTGACTCCGATTCCGATGGTGTCAATCCATGCGAAAGCCTTATTGGGTACAGCTCACTTTACAGCGGTATCTTTGCTTCTGCCATGATCGTTGGTTCAATGGTTGGGTCGATTATAGCCGGGAAGTGCATCACTATGTTTGGACTGAAGAAATCATTCATCATTGTTGGCGTCATGAGTGTTGTGGCGTCTGCACTGAACCACATATCCGTGGCAACGAATGAGTTTTGGGTTCTATGCGCTGGACGAGTGCTCATGGGTATCGGTCTCGGCGTTGTTTGCGTTATTTGCCCCATGTATGTGAATGAGAACGCACATCCCAAACTCTCTAAGGTGGACGGTGTGTTGTTTCAGGTGTTCATCACGTTTGGGATTATGCTTGCCGCGATGCTGGGTCTGATTTTGGACAAAACGGTTAACTATGATAATGACCCCGACATGGCTGGGCGTTTTCACGGTTTTTGTGCAGTGTCATCCGTACTCTCCGTCGCCATGTTCCTAGTGGGCATGTTCCTCCGCGAAAGCACTGCAACATTTTCCCAAGACGATGATGGTAAGGCTGATGGCGGAATGGACCCCAACGAGTATGGCTGGGGGCAGATGTTGTGGCCACTGTTCATGGGCGCTGTAACCGCTGGTACGCTGCAgctgactgggatcaacgcGGTAATGAACTATGCGCCGAAGATTACAGAGAACCTCGGAATGGATCCATCACTTGGCAACTTTCTGGTTATGGCATGGAATTTTGTGACATCCCTTGTGGCTATTCCACTTGCGTCACGCTTTACGATGCGTCAAATGTTTATCACCTGTTCCTTTGTTGCGTCATGTATGTGCTTGTTCCTATGTGGAATCCCAGTGTTCCCCGGTGTTGCTGAAGAAAAGGTGAAGAATGGTGTGGCAACTACTGGTATCGCCCTGTTCATAGCTGCATTTGAGTTTGGTGTTGGGTCGTGCTTCTTCGTGCTTGCACAGGACCTTTTCCCACCATCATTCCGACCTAAGGGCTCTTCGTTTGTTGTCATGATGCAGTTTATCTTTAACATCCTTATTAACCTATTGTATCCCATTACAACCGAAGCTATATCTGGTGGGCCAACCGGCGACCAGGATAAGGGACAGGCCGTTGTATTCATACTGTTTGGTTTAATTGGCTTGATTTGTTTCGTTCTGCAGTTCTTTTACTTGTATCCATACGATGCCAATCAGGACCATGAGAATGACCATGGCGCTGAGCCCGTGGAACGTATTGCTTCTCCCGTTGATGTCCCCACGCCGCGGAACTAA